From Enterococcus mundtii, the proteins below share one genomic window:
- a CDS encoding WxL domain-containing protein → MKALKLVSMSVLLASLATGSMVVHADNTDQDGTLKTNGQIQYREADEDNGETIDPNPGPEEVIVPPTQDGAFAIAYVGDYDFGLRQNSALDQSYPAAAWWFDIDEESTDFPNPDMNSPWVNEATKQAARTQFAQVRDLREDLTGWNLALKQEAQFTNGERSLNGAQVKFANGTAQNTSDELPTINSGFTLIPENSRVIMTAGSNIGYGLSTAMWGDKTNLVQDSEVDGGLANPSVQLSVPGTTRTDANSKYTTNLLWTLSATPANIN, encoded by the coding sequence ATGAAAGCATTAAAACTAGTATCAATGTCAGTGTTATTAGCAAGTCTAGCAACAGGAAGTATGGTTGTTCATGCAGACAATACAGATCAGGATGGAACACTAAAAACGAATGGACAGATCCAATATCGTGAAGCGGATGAGGACAACGGTGAAACAATTGATCCAAACCCGGGACCAGAAGAAGTCATCGTACCTCCTACTCAAGATGGTGCTTTTGCAATTGCATATGTTGGTGATTATGATTTTGGTTTACGTCAAAATTCAGCATTAGATCAATCTTATCCAGCTGCCGCTTGGTGGTTTGACATCGATGAAGAATCAACTGATTTTCCTAATCCTGATATGAATAGCCCATGGGTCAATGAAGCGACAAAACAAGCTGCACGTACACAATTTGCTCAAGTACGTGACTTACGTGAAGACCTAACAGGTTGGAACCTGGCATTGAAACAAGAAGCACAATTTACGAATGGGGAAAGAAGCTTAAATGGTGCTCAAGTCAAGTTTGCGAATGGGACAGCTCAAAATACAAGTGACGAATTACCAACGATAAATTCAGGTTTCACGTTGATTCCGGAAAATAGCCGAGTGATCATGACTGCCGGAAGCAACATAGGCTATGGACTAAGTACTGCCATGTGGGGAGATAAAACCAACTTAGTGCAAGACAGTGAAGTAGATGGAGGATTGGCTAATCCTTCTGTACAATTAAGTGTACCTGGCACAACACGTACAGATGCTAATTCCAAATATACGACTAATTTATTATGGACATTGTCTGCAACACCGGCAAATATCAATTAA